One genomic region from Salvia hispanica cultivar TCC Black 2014 chromosome 2, UniMelb_Shisp_WGS_1.0, whole genome shotgun sequence encodes:
- the LOC125208399 gene encoding uncharacterized protein LOC125208399 isoform X1, with protein MELEFFTNLSSDMPINILNLPSDMTINILSRLSTREIAISKCVCKPWLNLIESNDIVKSKIKTASSLVHFTASARCTIFEIEDEDEADLDIHDLHYHPLTDLVIPHGNRESMEATYANDCFFSTHQQQKLVLCQPPLLHISWCGECGSRHNEHSQHRTMTRWMRSRIGEGSVGAKRQVLPLITSSMLVLEIRAPHTNIQQHDLLHVEDVQHSSQPFMQEIQAIHKL; from the exons ATGGAGCTTGAATTCTTCACAAATCTATCATCAGATATGCCAATCAACATCCTAAATCTGCCATCAGATATGACAATCAACATCCTATCGCGGCTCTCTACCCGAGAAATCGCAATCAGCAAATGCGTATGCAAACCATGGCTCAATCTGATCGAGTCCAACGACATCgtcaaatccaaaatcaaaaccgCATCTTCCCTAGTTCATTTCACGGCCTCAGCTCGATGCACAATTTTCGAAATTGAAGATGAAGACGAAGCCGATTTGGATATCCATGATCTTCACTACCATCCGCTCACTGATTTGGTGATCCCTCACGGAAACAGAGAATCAATGGAAGCTACCTATGCTAATGATTGCTTCTTCTCAACCCATCAACAACAAAAG TTAGTTTTGTGTCAACCGCCTTTACTCCATATCAGTTGGTGCGGTGAATGTGGATCTAGGCATAATGAACACTCGCAACACCGAACAATGACTCGATGGATGAGATCCAG GATTGGAGAAGGCAGTGTCGGAGCTAAACGCCAAGTTCTACCATTAATAACAAGTTCAATGCTAGTGTTGGAGATTCGTGCACCACACACTAATATACAACAACATGATCTATTGCATGTGGAGGATGTTCAACATTCATCACAACCCTTCATGCAGGAGATACAAGCAATTCATAAACTATAG
- the LOC125208399 gene encoding uncharacterized protein LOC125208399 isoform X4, producing the protein MELEFFTNLSSDMPINILNLPSDMTINILSRLSTREIAISKCVCKPWLNLIESNDIVKSKIKTASSLVHFTASARCTIFEIEDEDEADLDIHDLHYHPLTDLVIPHGNRESMEATYANDCFFSTHQQQKDWRRQCRS; encoded by the exons ATGGAGCTTGAATTCTTCACAAATCTATCATCAGATATGCCAATCAACATCCTAAATCTGCCATCAGATATGACAATCAACATCCTATCGCGGCTCTCTACCCGAGAAATCGCAATCAGCAAATGCGTATGCAAACCATGGCTCAATCTGATCGAGTCCAACGACATCgtcaaatccaaaatcaaaaccgCATCTTCCCTAGTTCATTTCACGGCCTCAGCTCGATGCACAATTTTCGAAATTGAAGATGAAGACGAAGCCGATTTGGATATCCATGATCTTCACTACCATCCGCTCACTGATTTGGTGATCCCTCACGGAAACAGAGAATCAATGGAAGCTACCTATGCTAATGATTGCTTCTTCTCAACCCATCAACAACAAAAG GATTGGAGAAGGCAGTGTCGGAGCTAA
- the LOC125208399 gene encoding uncharacterized protein LOC125208399 isoform X2: MELEFFTNLSSDMPINILNLPSDMTINILSRLSTREIAISKCVCKPWLNLIESNDIVKSKIKTASSLVHFTASARCTIFEIEDEDEADLDIHDLHYHPLTDLVIPHGNRESMEATYANDCFFSTHQQQKLVLCQPPLLHISWCGECGSRHNEHSQHRTMTRWMRSRSRHKGLEPASDINLSTVWPTHTHNSFSLY, translated from the exons ATGGAGCTTGAATTCTTCACAAATCTATCATCAGATATGCCAATCAACATCCTAAATCTGCCATCAGATATGACAATCAACATCCTATCGCGGCTCTCTACCCGAGAAATCGCAATCAGCAAATGCGTATGCAAACCATGGCTCAATCTGATCGAGTCCAACGACATCgtcaaatccaaaatcaaaaccgCATCTTCCCTAGTTCATTTCACGGCCTCAGCTCGATGCACAATTTTCGAAATTGAAGATGAAGACGAAGCCGATTTGGATATCCATGATCTTCACTACCATCCGCTCACTGATTTGGTGATCCCTCACGGAAACAGAGAATCAATGGAAGCTACCTATGCTAATGATTGCTTCTTCTCAACCCATCAACAACAAAAG TTAGTTTTGTGTCAACCGCCTTTACTCCATATCAGTTGGTGCGGTGAATGTGGATCTAGGCATAATGAACACTCGCAACACCGAACAATGACTCGATGGATGAGATCCAG gTCGCGCCACAAAGGACTCGAACCTGCCTCAGACATTAACCTCTCTACCGTTTGgccaactcacacacacaataGCTTCTCTTTATATTAA
- the LOC125208399 gene encoding uncharacterized protein LOC125208399 isoform X3, whose amino-acid sequence MELEFFTNLSSDMPINILNLPSDMTINILSRLSTREIAISKCVCKPWLNLIESNDIVKSKIKTASSLVHFTASARCTIFEIEDEDEADLDIHDLHYHPLTDLVIPHGNRESMEATYANDCFFSTHQQQKENGGALKPGLLLVTYFGLNLFYVITTSIGR is encoded by the exons ATGGAGCTTGAATTCTTCACAAATCTATCATCAGATATGCCAATCAACATCCTAAATCTGCCATCAGATATGACAATCAACATCCTATCGCGGCTCTCTACCCGAGAAATCGCAATCAGCAAATGCGTATGCAAACCATGGCTCAATCTGATCGAGTCCAACGACATCgtcaaatccaaaatcaaaaccgCATCTTCCCTAGTTCATTTCACGGCCTCAGCTCGATGCACAATTTTCGAAATTGAAGATGAAGACGAAGCCGATTTGGATATCCATGATCTTCACTACCATCCGCTCACTGATTTGGTGATCCCTCACGGAAACAGAGAATCAATGGAAGCTACCTATGCTAATGATTGCTTCTTCTCAACCCATCAACAACAAAAG GAAAATGGAGGCGCATTGAAGCCGGGGTTGCTTCTGGTTACCTATTTTGGGCTCAACCTCTTTTATGTAATCACAACCTCCATTGGACGGTAA